One stretch of Narcine bancroftii isolate sNarBan1 chromosome 8, sNarBan1.hap1, whole genome shotgun sequence DNA includes these proteins:
- the LOC138742083 gene encoding uncharacterized protein → MPRPLTQSEAPSRHTERSPVPSRRAKPLPVTQSKASPHTVHTERSPFPSHTPMAANQREAQSRHKEQSPIPSQGEKPRPVTPSEAPSRHTERSPIPSLAAKPRPITGSEAPYRNTEQSLAPSPHREQSPFPSHRAMSSHVTHTWGGDTEQSTNPSHTPGRGDRVKSITITQSIAPSGHTEQIPIPSHSAKPRPVTRSEAPSRHTERSPVLSNRAKHGPVTPSKAPSRYSEQSPVPLQRAKPRPVTQREAPSRHEERSCHSEQSAVPYTEQATSRHTEETPSPHTEQGRVLAHGAKPRPVTQSETPSPHTQRSPVPSQGAKHRPVTRSVAPSRHTV, encoded by the coding sequence atgCCCCGTCCcctcacacagagcgaagcaccgtcccgtcacacagagcgaagccccgtcccgtcacgccgagcaaagccccttcccgtcacacagagcaaagcctcgcCCCATACCGTTCATACAGAGCgaagccccttcccgtcacacactcccatggcagCGAATCAGCGTGAAGCCcagtcccgtcacaaagagcaaagccccatcccgtcacaaggagagaagccccgtcccgtcacaccgagcgaagccccgtcccgtcacaccgagcgaAGCCCCATACCGTCACTCGCAGCGAAGCCCCGACCCATCACAGGGAGCGAAGCCCCGTACCgcaacacagagcaaagcctAGCACCGTCCCCTCACAGAGAGCaaagccccttcccgtcacacagagcaatgtCCAGTCAcgtcacacacacctggggcggggacacagagcaaagcacCAATCCTTCACATACTCCtgggcggggagacagagtgaagtccaTTACCATCACTCAGAGTATAGCCCCGTCCGGTCACACAGAGCAAATCCCTATTCCGTCACACagtgcgaagccccgtcccgtcacacggagcgaagctccgtcccgtcacaccgagcgaagccccgtcctgtCAAACCGAGCGAAGCACggtcccgtcacaccgagcaaagccccgtcccgttacagcgagcaaagccccgtcccgttacagcgagcaaagccccgtcccgtcacacagagagaagccccgtcccgtcacgaagaGCGAAGCTGTCACTCGGAACAAAGCGCCGTGCCTTACACGGAGCaagccacgtcccgtcacacggaggaaACCCCATCCCCTCACACGGAGCAAGGCCGCGTCCTggcacacggagcgaagccccgtcccgtcacacagagcgaaacCCCGTCCCCTCACACgcagcgaagccccgtcccgtcacagggAGCCAAGCACcgacccgtcacacggagcgtagccccttcccgtcacacgGTGTGA
- the LOC138742082 gene encoding proteoglycan 4-like, whose amino-acid sequence MSEAPSRHTERSPFPSHRAKPRPIPFIQSEAPSRHTLPWQRHSVKPSPVTKSKAPSRHKERSPVPSQGEKPRPVTKTKPHPVTKSEAPVCHKEQSPVPSHRAQPRPITPSKAPSSNIEQSPVPSHRAKPLLVSPSKAPSRHTEQSTVPSRRAKPSPVTRSEAPSHHTLRHKVRSPVPVKTEPITQSEEPSRHAERSPVPSRAMKPRHVTGSEAPTRHMERRPFLSHGVTPRPIIQTWGGDTEQSPNPSHPTGAGTHSKAQSRDKERSPVQPHRAKPSTVPSHRAKTRPDPSQRSKPLPVKQSNVPSCHTHLGRGHRAKPQSFTHSWAGRQSEVHYNHSEQSPIPSHRANPCSVTQSEAQSRHAERSPVPSYRAKPRPSHRAKPLPVTQSEAPSRHAEQSHVLSHRAKPHPVTKTEAPSRHKERNPVPSQRAKPRPDTKSEAPPVTPSKLLSRHTERSPVPLQRAKPRPDTKSEAPPVTPSKLLSRHTERSPVVSHGAKRRPVTPSEAPSRHIERSPIPSLAAKPRPITGSEAPYRNTEQSLAPSPHREQSPFPSHRAMSSHVTHTWGGDTEQSPNPSHTPGRGDRVKSITITQSKAPSGHTEQIPIPSHRAKPRPVTRSEAPSRHTERSPVLSHRAKHGPVTPSKAPSRYSDQSPVPLQRAKPRPVTQREAPSRHTERSCHSEQSAVPYTEQATSRHTEETPSPHTEQGRVLAHGAKPRPVTQSETLSPHTQRSPVPSQGAKHRPVTRSVAPSRHTV is encoded by the exons atgagcgaagccccgtcccgtcacaccgagcgaagccccttcccgtcacacagagcaaagcctcgcCCCATACCGTTCATACAGAGCgaagccccttcccgtcacacactcccatggcagCGACACAGCGTGAAGCCcagtcccgtcacaaagagcaaagccccatcccgtcacaaggagagaagccccgtcccgtcacaaggagagaagccccgtcccgtcacaaagacgaagccccatcccgtcacaaagAGTGAAGCCCCGGTCTGTCAcaaagagcaaagccccgtcccgtcacaccgagcacagccccgtcccatcacaccgagcaaagccccgtccagtAACATCGAGCAAAGCCCagtcccgtcacaccgagcaaagccCCTTCTAGTCTCACCGAgcaaagcaccgtcccgtcacaccgagcaaagcaccgtcccgtcacgccgagcaaagcccagtcccgtcacgcgcagtgaagccccgtcccatcacacactccgtcACAAagtgcgaagccccgtccc agtgaagacggAGCCCATCACACAGAGCGAAGAGCCGTCCCGACacgcggagcgaagccccgtcccgtcacgcgcaATGAAGCCCCGACACGTCACAGGGAGCGAAGCCCCGACCCGGCACATGGAGCGTAGGCCCTTCCTGTCACACGGTGTGACGCCCCGTCCCATCATACAAACctggggcggggacacagagcaaagccccaacccgTCACACCCTACCGGGGCAGGGACACACAGTAAAGCCCAGTCCCGTGACAAAGAGCGAAGCCCTGTCCagccacacagagcaaagcctagcaccgtcccgtcacacagagcaaagactCGCCCCGACCCGTCACAGAGATCAAAGCCCCTTCCCGTCAAACAGAGCAATGTCCCGTCAtgtcacacacacctggggcggggacacagagctAAGCCCCAAtctttcacacactcctgggcggggagacagagtgaagtccaTTACAATCActcagagcaaagccccatcccgtcacacagagcaaatccCTGTtctgtcacacagagcgaagcccagtcccgtcacgccgagcgaagccccgtcccgtcatacCGAGCAAAGCCCCGACCGTCACACCGAGCGAAGCCCCTtccagtcacacagagcgaagccccgtcccgtcacgccgaGCAAAGCCACGTcctgtcacacagagcgaagccccatcccgtcacaaagaccgaagccccatcccgtcacaaagagcgaaaCCCCGTCCCttcacaaagagcgaagccccgtcccgacacaaagagcgaagcccctCCCGTCACGCCAAGCAAACtcctgtcccgtcacacagagcgaagccctgtcccgttacaaagagcgaagccccgtcccgacacaaagagcgaagcccctCCCGTCACGCCAAGCAAACtcctgtcccgtcacacggagcgaagccccgtcgtgtcacacggagcgaagcgccgtcccgtcacaccgagcgaagccccgtcccgtcacatcGAGCGAAGCCCCATACCGTCACTCGCAGCGAAGCCCCGACCCATCACAGGGAGCGAAGCCCCGTACCgcaacacagagcaaagcctAGCACCGTCCCCTCACAGAGAGCaaagccccttcccgtcacacagagcaatgtCCAGTCAcgtcacacacacctggggcggggacacagagcaaagccccaatccttcacacactcctgggcggggagacagagtgaagtccaTTACCATCACTCAGAGTAAAGCCCCGTCCGGTCACACAGAGCAAATCCCTAttccgtcacacagagcgaagccccgtcccgtcacacggagcgaagccccgtcccgtcacaccgagcgaagccccgtcctgtCACACCGAGCGAAGCACGGTCCCGTCACgccgagcaaagccccgtcccgttacAGCgatcaaagccccgtcccgttacagcgagcaaagccccgtcccgtcacacagagagaagccccgtcccgtcacacagagcgaagctgtCACTCGGAACAAAGCGCCGTGCCTTACACGGAGCaagccacgtcccgtcacacggaggaaACCCCATCCCCTCACACGGAGCAAGGCCGCGTCCTGGCACacggagcaaagccccgtcccgtcacacagagcgaaacCCTGTCCCCTCACACgcagcgaagccccgtcccgtcacagggAGCCAAGCACAgacccgtcacacggagcgtagccccttcccgtcacacgGTGTGA
- the LOC138742081 gene encoding serine/arginine repetitive matrix protein 1-like, translating to MAATQREAQSRHKEQSPIPSQGEKPRPVTRREAPSRHKERSPIPSQRVKPRSVTKSEAPSRHTEQSRVPSHRAKPRPVTPSTAPSHHTDLTEQSTVPSRRAKPSPVTRSEAPSRHTLRHKDRIPVPSRRAKPRPDTKCEAPSRHENEAPSHHTVRSPVPSHRVKTEPITQSEEPSRHAERSPVPSRAVKPRHVTGSEAPSRHAEKIPSWHTERSPVPSHVVKPRPVTPSEAPSLTQSEAPSRHTEQSHVPSHRAKSRPVTKSEDPSRQKVRSPVPSQRAKPRPLTQSEAPSRHTERSPVPSRRAKPLPVTQSKASPHTVHTERSPFPSHTPMAATQREAQSRHKEQSPIPSQGEKPRPVTRREAPSRHKERSPIPSQRVKPRSVTKSEVPSRLTERSRVPSHRAKPRPVTASTAPSHHTEQSPVQSHRAKPSPVTPSKAPSSLTEQSTVPSHRAKHRPVTPSKAQSRHAQAKPRPDTKCEAPSRHENEAPSHHTVRSPVPSHRVKTEPITQSEEPSSNIEQSPVPSHRAKPLLVSPSKAPSRHTEQSTVPSRRAKPSPVTRSEAPSHHTLRHKDRIPVPSRRAKPRPDTKCEAPSRHENEAPSHHTVRSPVPSHRVKTEPITQSEEPSRHAERSPVPSRAVKPRHVTGSEAPTRHMERKHRPVTQSEAPSRHAEQSPFPSHRAKPLPIPFIQSEAPSRHTLPWQRHSVKPSPVTKSKAPSRHKERSPVPSQGEKPRPVTKSEAPSRHKEEAASRHTEQSPVPSQRAQPRPITPSKAPSSHIEQIPVPSHRAKPLLVSPSKARSRHTEQSTVPSRRAKPSPVTRSEALSHHTLRHKDRIPVPSRRAKPRPDTKCEAPSCHENEAPSHHTVRSPVPSHRVKTEPITQSEEPSCHAERSPVPSRAVKPRHVTGSEAPTRHMERRPFLSHGVTPRPIIQTWGGDTEQSPNPSRPTGAGTHSKAQSRDKERSPVQPHRAKPSTVPSHRAKPRPDPSQRSKPLPVKQSNVPSCHTHLGRGHRAKPQSFTHSWAGRQSEVHYHHSEQSPIPSHRANPCSVTQSEAPSRHAEKIPSWHTERSPVPSHGVKPRPVTPSEAPSRHTERSPVPSRRAKPRPVTQSEVTAKNRPVTQSEAPSRHAEQSPFPSHRAKPRPIPFIQSEAPSRHTLPWQRHSVKPSPVTKSKAPSRHKERSPVPSQGEKPRPVTKTKPHPVTKSEAPVCHKEQSPVPSHRAQPRPITPSKAPSSNIEQSPVPSHRAKPLLVSPSKAPSRHTEQSTVPSRRAKPSPVTRSEAPSHHTLRHKVRSPVPSRERSPVPSHSEKPRPVTQSEDGAHHTERRAVPTRGAKPRPITQ from the exons atggcagCGACACAGCGTGAAGCCcagtcccgtcacaaagagcaaagccccatcccgtcacaaggagagaagccccgtcccgtcacaaggagagaagccccgtcccgtcacaaagagcgaagccccatcccgtcacaaagAGTGAAGCCCCGGTCtgtcacaaagagcgaagccccgtcccgtcacaccgagcaaagccgcgtcccgtcacacagagcaaagccccgtcccgtcacaccgagcacagccccgtcccatcacaccga TCTCACCGAgcaaagcaccgtcccgtcacgccgAGCAAAGCCAAGTCCCGTCACGCGcagtgaagccccgtcccgtcacacactccgtcACAAAGACCGaatccccgtcccgtcacgaagagcgaagccccgtcccgacaCAAagtgcgaagccccgtcccgtcacgagaacgaagccccgtcccatcacacagtgagaagccccgtcccgtcacacagagtgaagaccgaGCCCATCACACAGAGCGAAGAGCCGTCCCGTCacgcggagcgaagccccgtcccgtcacgcgcaGTGAAGCCCCGACACGTCAcagggagcgaagccccgtcccgtcacgcagaGAAAATCCCGTCCTGGCACACGGAGCGAagtcccgtcccgtcacacgtagtgaagccccgtcccgtcacgccgagcgaagccccgtccc tcacacagagcgaagccccgtcccgtcacaccgagcaaagccacgtcccgtcacacagagcgaagtcACGTCCTGTAACAAAGAGCGAAGACCCGTCCCGACAAAAagtgcgaagccccgtcccgtcacaaagagcgaagccccgtcccctcacacagagcgaagcaccgtcccgtcacacagagcgaagccccgtcccgtcacgccgagcaaagccccttcccgtcacacagagcaaagcctctCCCCATACCGTTCATACAGAGCgaagccccttcccgtcacacactcccatggcagCGACACAGCGTGAAGCCcagtcccgtcacaaagagcaaagccccatcccgtcacaaggagagaagccccgtcccgtcacaaggagagaagccccgtcccgtcacaaagagcgaagccccatcccgtcacaaagAGTGAAGCCCCGGTCTGTCACAAAGAGCGAAGTCCCGTCCCGTCTCACCGAGAGAAGccgcgtcccgtcacacagagcaaagccccgtcccgtcacagcgAGCacagccccgtcccatcacaccgagcaaagccccgtccagtCACATCGAGCAAAGCCCagtcccgtcacaccgagcaaagccCCTTCTAGTCTCACCGAGCAAAGCACggtcccgtcacaccgagcaaagcaccgtcccgtcacgccgAGCAAAGCCCAGTCCCGTCACGCGCA agcgaagccccgtcccgacaCAAagtgcgaagccccgtcccgtcacgagaacgaagccccgtcccatcacacagtgagaagccccgtcccgtcacacagagtgaagacggAGCCCATCACACAGAGCGAAGAGCCGTCCAGTAACATCGAGCAAAGCCCagtcccgtcacaccgagcaaagccCCTTCTAGTCTCACCGAgcaaagcaccgtcccgtcacaccgagcaaagcaccgtcccgtcacgccgagcaaagcccagtcccgtcacgcgcagtgaagccccgtcccatcacacactccgtcACAAAGACCGaatccccgtcccgtcacgaagagcgaagccccgtcccgacaCAAagtgcgaagccccgtcccgtcacgagaacgaagccccgtcccatcacacagtgagaagccccgtcccgtcacacagagtgaagacggAGCCCATCACACAGAGCGAAGAGCCGTCCCGTCacgcggagcgaagccccgtcccgtcacgcgcaGTGAAGCCCCGACACGTCACAGGGAGCGAAGCCCCGACCCGGCACATGGAGCgtaagcaccgtcccgtcacacagagcgaagccccgtcccgtcacgccgagcaaagccccttcccgtcacacagagcaaagcctctCCCCATACCGTTCATACAGAGCgaagccccttcccgtcacacactcccatggcagCGACACAGCGTGAAGCCcagtcccgtcacaaagagcaaagccccatcccgtcacaaggagagaagccccgtcccgtcacaaggagagaagccccgtcccgtcacaaagagcgaagccccatcccgtcacaaagA AGAAGccgcgtcccgtcacacagagcaaagccccgtcccgtcacagcgAGCacagccccgtcccatcacaccgagcaaagccccgtccagtCACATCGAGCAAATCCCagtcccgtcacaccgagcaaagccCCTTCTAGTCTCACCGAGCAAAGCACggtcccgtcacaccgagcaaagcaccgtcccgtcacgccgAGCAAAGCCCAGTCCCGTCACGCGCAGTGAagccctgtcccatcacacactccgtcACAAAGACCGaatccccgtcccgtcacgaagagcgaagccccgtcccgacaCAAAGTGCGAAGCCCCGTCCTGTCACGAGAAcgaagccccgtcccatcacacagtgagaagccccgtcccgtcacacagagtgaagacggAGCCCATCACACAGAGCGAAGAGCCGTCCTGTCacgcggagcgaagccccgtcccgtcacgcgcaGTGAAGCCCCGACACGTCACAGGGAGCGAAGCCCCGACCCGTCACATGGAGCGTAGGCCCTTCCTGTCGCACGGCGTGACGCCCCGTCCCATCATACAAACctggggcggggacacagagcaaagccccaacccgTCACGCCCTACCGGGGCAGGGACACACAGTAAAGCCCAGTCCCGTGACAAAGAGCGAAGCCCTGTCCagccacacagagcaaagcctagcaccgtcccatcacacagagcaaagcctcgcCCCGACCCGTCACAGAGATCAAAGCCCCTTCCCGTCAAACAGAGCAATGTCCCGTCAtgtcacacacacctggggcggggacacagagctAAGCCCCAAtctttcacacactcctgggcggggagacagagtgaagtccaTTACCATCActcagagcaaagccccatcccgtcacacagagcaaatccCTGTtctgtcacacagagcgaagccccgtcccgtcacgcagaGAAAATCCCGTCCTGGCACACGGAGCGAagtcccgtcccgtcacacggagtgaagccccgtcccgtcacgccgagcgaagccccgtcccgtcatacggagcgaagccccgtcccgtcacgccgagcaaagccacgtcccgtcacacagagcgaagtcAC agcgaagaaccgtcccgtcacacagagcgaagccccgtcccgtcacgccgagcaaagccccttcccgtcacacagagcaaagcctcgcCCCATACCGTTCATACAGAGCgaagccccttcccgtcacacactcccatggcagCGACACAGCGTGAAGCCcagtcccgtcacaaagagcaaagccccatcccgtcacaaggagagaagccccgtcccgtcacaaggagagaagccccgtcccgtcacaaagacgaagccccatcccgtcacaaagAGTGAAGCCCCGGTCTGTCAcaaagagcaaagccccgtcccgtcacaccgagcacagccccgtcccatcacaccgagcaaagccccgtccagtAACATCGAGCAAAGCCCagtcccgtcacaccgagcaaagccCCTTCTAGTCTCACCGAgcaaagcaccgtcccgtcacaccgagcaaagcaccgtcccgtcacgccgagcaaagcccagtcccgtcacgcgcagtgaagccccgtcccatcacacactccgtcACAAagtgcgaagccccgtcccgtcacgagagcgaagccccgtcccatcacacagtgagaagccccgtcccgtcacacagagtgaagacggAGCCCATCACACAGAGCGAAGAGCCGTCCCGACacgcggagcgaagccccgtcccatcacacagtga